In a genomic window of Camelina sativa cultivar DH55 unplaced genomic scaffold, Cs unpScaffold01666, whole genome shotgun sequence:
- the LOC104774145 gene encoding uncharacterized protein LOC104774145, whose translation MQELELRMPLMDAFTLIPPYQKFLKDAVMERIKHVQGMVILNHECSAIILRTASPKKLSEPGSFTLPCSIRPLKFGRCLCDLGASASLMPLTVAKRLGFEKSKPTDIQLVLADRTTRLPSGVLEDLPVKVGSVDVPTDFVVLEMDVEPRDPLILGRPFLATVGAMIDVRNRKIDLKRGEDLTMKFDIRETMKKHTIAGQTFWIEELEKLREEAFEEIAIGDCLQTALTNDVKEGFVHQETELYEELLDTYRE comes from the coding sequence ATGCAAGAACTTGAACTCCGCATGCCTCTAATGGACGCTTTCACCCTGATACCTCCTTACCAGAAATTCCTGAAAGATGCAGTGATGGAGCGGATCAAACACGTACAAGGGATGGTCATACTCAATCATGAGTGCAGTGCCATAATCCTGAGGACTGCTTCACCTAAGAAACTGAGCGAACCAGGATCGTTTACCTTACCTTGCTCGATTAGACCACTGAAGTTCGGAAGATGCCTTTGCGATTTGGGGGCATCCGCCAGCCTAATGCCACTAACTGTAGCCAAACGTCTTGGATTCGAGAAATCCAAGCCTACCGACATCCAACTGGTTTTGGCAGATCGAACTACGAGGTTGCCAAGCGGAGTTCTGGAAGACTTGCCGGTCAAGGTAGGGTCAGTAGATGTACCAACAGACTTCGTGGTTTTGGAAATGGATGTGGAGCCAAGGGATCCGCTTATCTTAGGACGACCATTCCTAGCCACCGTAGGGGCAATGATTGATGTAAGAAACAGGAAGATCGATCTGAAGCGCGGGGAAGAcctcactatgaagtttgacattcGGGAAACTATGAAAAAACATACTATAGCTGGTCAAACCTTCTGGATAGAGGAGTTAGAAAAACTGCGTGAGGAGGCATTTGAGGAGATTGCAATCGGGGATTGTTTACAAACAGCACTGACAAATGATGTTAAGGAGGGATTCGTgcatcaagaaacagagctcTACGAGGAGCTGCTTGATACTTATCGAGAG